A single genomic interval of Panthera tigris isolate Pti1 chromosome E3, P.tigris_Pti1_mat1.1, whole genome shotgun sequence harbors:
- the LOC122234632 gene encoding serine protease 29-like has protein sequence MLWLLLLTPFFSGTYVVGSPASFPGNELVGIVGGHNAPQGKWPWQVSLKIYDYDWASWVHICGGSLIHPQWVLTAAHCIDRKDADPAAYRIHAGDVYLYGGRTLLNVTRVIVHPDYINAQLGADVALLQLSHSMRCTANVRPVKLPSALLEVTPEDECWVTGWGTVMVHQLLPPPYRLQQVAVSVVENAVCDQQYHDATRYRLAGRKIIQDDMLCAGTEGRDSCQGDSGGPLVCKMTGAWHLVGVVSWGESCALRNRPGVYARVQTYVPWITRQIGRGL, from the exons ATGCTGTGGCTGTTGCTTCTGACCCCCTTCTTCTCGGGGACCTACGTCGTGGGGAGCCCAG cctccttccctggaAACGAGCTGGTGGGAATCGTCGGGGGCCACAATGCCCCCCAGGGGAAGTGGCCATGGCAGGTCAGCCTGAAAATCTACGATTATGACTGGGCCTCCTGGGTGCACATCTGCGGGGGCTCCCTCATCCACCCCCAGTGGGTGCTGACCGCTGCCCACTGCATCGACCG GAAGGACGCCGACCCAGCAGCCTACCGCATCCATGCCGGGGACGTGTACCTCTACGGGGGGAGGACGCTGCTGAATGTGACCCGCGTCATCGTCCACCCCGACTACATCAACGCCCAACTGGGTGCGGACGTGGCCCTGCTCCAGCTGTCACACTCTATGAGATGCACGGCTAACGTCAGGCCTGTCAAGCTCCCGTCGGCCCTGCTTGAAGTCACCCCAGAGGACGAGTGCTGGGTGACCGGCTGGGGCACTGTCATGGTGCACC AGTTGCTGCCTCCGCCCTACCGTCTGCAGCAGGTGGCGGTGAGCGTGGTGGAGAACGCCGTCTGTGACCAGCAGTACCATGACGCCACCAGGTACCGCTTGGCGGGCAGGAAGATCATCCAGGACGACATGCTGTGTGCGGGGACCGAGGGCCGGGACTCCTGCCAG ggCGATTCCGGAGGCCCTCTGGTGTGCAAGATGACGGGTGCTTGGCACTTGGTGGGAGTGGTCAGCTGGGGCGAAAGCTGTGCCCTGAGAAACCGTCCCGGGGTCTACGCTCGCGTCCAGACGTACGTGCCCTGGATCACGCGGCAAATCGGGAGGGGCCTCTGA